The following are encoded together in the Thermus neutrinimicus genome:
- a CDS encoding dolichyl-phosphate-mannose-protein mannosyltransferase: MEFLRDLLQRISEKARLATSEVEKRLQEIKERLDQDGDGTPDLVEKAFQEAREALEEAKARLAELDQDGDGIPDKLKGLAEKAAQAAETAKAKAEEAARLLKERLGKGDSQA, from the coding sequence GGGATTTGCTTCAAAGGATTTCCGAGAAGGCCCGTTTGGCCACCAGCGAGGTGGAGAAGCGTTTGCAGGAAATAAAGGAGAGGTTGGACCAGGACGGGGACGGCACGCCTGACCTGGTGGAAAAGGCCTTTCAGGAGGCTAGGGAGGCCCTCGAGGAGGCCAAGGCCCGCCTGGCAGAACTGGACCAGGATGGGGACGGGATTCCCGACAAGCTGAAAGGGCTTGCCGAAAAAGCCGCCCAGGCCGCCGAAACCGCCAAGGCCAAGGCGGAGGAAGCCGCCCGGCTCCTTAAGGAACGCCTGGGCAAGGGGGATTCCCAAGCCTAG
- a CDS encoding ZIP family metal transporter, which produces MEAPIYLYALLGGLFTWGLTAVGAASVFLAQEPSRKLLDGMLGFAAGVMLAASVFSLLLPGMEMAEAQGMVPWVPAVVGFLLGGALLRLLDRFLPHVHLGPGAQEEGIRTLWRRTTLLILAITLHNFPEGLAVGVAFGAAGLDPTGAATLGGAMALAVGIGLQNLPEGLAVAWPLRRAGIGAGKAWFYGQLSAIVEPVGALLGALLVAHMFALLPYLMALAAGAMVFVIVEEVIPESQAEGHGDISTFGVMTGFALMMALDVALG; this is translated from the coding sequence ATGGAAGCTCCGATTTACCTCTACGCCCTCTTGGGAGGGCTCTTCACCTGGGGGCTCACCGCGGTGGGGGCCGCCAGCGTGTTCCTGGCGCAGGAGCCCAGCCGCAAGCTTCTGGATGGGATGCTGGGCTTCGCCGCTGGGGTGATGCTGGCGGCCAGCGTCTTTTCCCTTCTCCTTCCAGGCATGGAGATGGCTGAGGCTCAGGGGATGGTTCCCTGGGTGCCTGCGGTGGTGGGCTTCCTTCTGGGTGGGGCTTTGTTGCGCCTCCTGGACCGCTTCCTTCCCCATGTGCACCTGGGGCCAGGGGCGCAGGAGGAGGGGATTCGCACCCTGTGGCGGCGCACCACCTTGCTGATCCTGGCCATCACCCTCCACAACTTTCCCGAGGGCCTAGCGGTGGGGGTGGCCTTTGGGGCCGCGGGGCTGGACCCCACGGGGGCGGCCACCCTGGGCGGGGCCATGGCCTTGGCGGTGGGCATCGGCCTGCAAAACCTACCCGAGGGCCTGGCGGTGGCCTGGCCCTTGAGGCGGGCGGGAATCGGGGCGGGAAAGGCCTGGTTTTACGGGCAGCTTTCCGCCATCGTGGAACCCGTTGGCGCCCTCTTGGGGGCGCTTTTGGTGGCCCACATGTTTGCCCTATTGCCCTACCTCATGGCCCTGGCGGCGGGGGCCATGGTTTTCGTGATCGTGGAGGAGGTTATCCCGGAAAGCCAGGCGGAGGGCCACGGGGATATCTCCACCTTCGGGGTGATGACGGGCTTTGCCCTCATGATGGCCCTGGACGTGGCCCTGGGTTGA
- the prfA gene encoding peptide chain release factor 1 → MLDKLARLEEEYRELEALLADPEVLKNQKRYQALSRRYAEMGEVIALIREYQKVLEHLEGVEGLLEDPELKEEAKAEKEALLVRKAELERELERHLLPKDPMDERDAIVEIRAGTGGEEAALFARDLLQMYLRFAEEMGFETEVLDSHPTDLGGFSKVVFEVRGPGAYGTFKYESGVHRVQRVPATETQGRIHTSTATVAVLPKAEESDFQLNMEEIRIDVMRASGPGGQGVNTTDSAVRVVHLPTGIMVTCQDSRSQIKNREKALMILRSRLLEMKRAEEAERLRKTRLAQIGTGERSEKIRTYNFPQSRVTDHRIGFTTHDLEGVLSGHLQPLLEALKRADQERQLEALTEA, encoded by the coding sequence ATGCTGGATAAGCTTGCGCGCCTAGAAGAGGAATACCGGGAGCTGGAAGCGCTCCTTGCCGACCCGGAGGTCCTTAAGAACCAGAAGCGCTACCAGGCCCTCTCCCGGCGGTATGCGGAGATGGGGGAGGTGATCGCCCTCATCCGGGAGTACCAGAAGGTGCTGGAGCACCTGGAGGGGGTGGAGGGCCTCCTCGAGGATCCCGAGCTAAAGGAGGAGGCCAAGGCGGAAAAGGAAGCCCTTCTCGTCCGCAAGGCGGAACTGGAACGGGAGCTGGAGCGCCACCTTTTGCCCAAAGACCCCATGGACGAGCGGGACGCCATCGTGGAGATCCGCGCCGGCACCGGGGGCGAGGAGGCCGCCCTTTTTGCCCGGGACCTTTTGCAGATGTACCTGCGCTTCGCCGAGGAGATGGGGTTTGAAACGGAGGTCCTGGACTCCCATCCCACGGATCTGGGAGGCTTCTCCAAGGTGGTCTTCGAGGTGCGGGGGCCCGGGGCCTACGGTACCTTCAAGTACGAAAGCGGGGTCCACCGGGTGCAGCGGGTACCGGCCACGGAAACCCAGGGGCGGATCCACACCTCCACGGCCACGGTGGCCGTCTTGCCCAAGGCGGAGGAGTCCGATTTCCAGCTCAACATGGAGGAGATCCGCATCGACGTGATGCGGGCCTCGGGGCCCGGGGGCCAGGGGGTGAACACCACGGACAGCGCCGTGCGGGTGGTCCACCTGCCCACGGGGATCATGGTCACCTGCCAGGACTCCCGCAGCCAGATCAAGAACCGGGAAAAGGCCCTCATGATCCTGCGAAGCCGCCTCCTGGAGATGAAGCGGGCCGAGGAGGCGGAGAGGCTCCGAAAGACCCGCCTGGCCCAGATCGGCACCGGGGAGCGTTCGGAGAAGATCCGCACCTACAACTTTCCCCAGTCCCGGGTCACGGACCACCGTATCGGCTTCACCACCCATGACCTCGAGGGCGTTCTCTCGGGGCACCTCCAGCCCCTCCTGGAGGCCCTCAAACGGGCCGACCAGGAACGGCAGCTGGAGGCCTTGACGGAAGCGTGA
- a CDS encoding NUDIX hydrolase — MRREILVVAAILLDRQGRVLLVGNDWGRRGQVRYTLPGGTVEPGETVLEALVREVREETGLKVKAIEHLAYAIQVEDRRKNERTLAMAFRASYEGLLNPRDPDGHIVEARFFAPEEVAVKLAGHRPLLEPLLDYLGGERGRFYAYTGWSQPGTRV, encoded by the coding sequence ATGCGCCGCGAGATCCTGGTGGTGGCGGCCATCCTGTTGGACCGCCAGGGCCGGGTCCTTCTGGTGGGGAACGATTGGGGCAGGCGGGGCCAGGTGCGCTACACCCTCCCCGGCGGCACCGTGGAACCCGGGGAAACCGTCCTGGAAGCCCTGGTGCGGGAGGTGCGGGAGGAGACCGGCCTAAAGGTGAAGGCCATTGAACACCTGGCCTACGCCATCCAGGTGGAGGACCGCCGCAAGAACGAGCGCACCCTGGCCATGGCCTTCCGAGCCAGCTACGAGGGGCTTTTGAACCCCAGGGATCCCGACGGCCACATCGTGGAAGCCCGCTTCTTCGCCCCGGAGGAGGTGGCGGTCAAACTTGCCGGCCACCGCCCCCTTCTGGAACCCCTGCTGGACTACCTTGGGGGGGAGCGGGGCCGGTTTTACGCCTACACCGGCTGGAGCCAGCCGGGAACGCGGGTATAA
- a CDS encoding NADH:flavin oxidoreductase/NADH oxidase — protein MALLFTPLELGGLRLKNRLAMSPMCQYSATQEGHVTDWHLLHYPTRALGGVGLILVEATAVEPLGRISPHDLGIWSEDHLPGLKELARRIRKAGAVPGIQLAHAGRKAGTARPWEGGKPLGWRVVGPSPIPFDQGYPVPEPLDEAGMERILQAFVEGARRALRAGFQVIELHMAHGYLLSSFLSPLSNQRTDAYGGTLENRMRFPLRVAQAVREVVPRELPLFVRVSATDWGEGGWGLEDTLAFARGLKELGIDLLDCSSGGVVPRVRIPLAPGFQVPFADAVRKGVGLRTGAVGLITTPEQAETLLQAGSADLVLLGRILLRDPYFPLRAAKALGVAPEVPPQYQRGF, from the coding sequence ATGGCCTTGCTCTTCACCCCCTTGGAACTCGGCGGCCTCCGGCTGAAAAACCGCCTGGCCATGTCCCCCATGTGCCAGTACTCCGCCACCCAGGAAGGACACGTGACGGACTGGCATCTCCTCCACTACCCCACCAGAGCCCTTGGGGGCGTGGGGCTCATCCTGGTGGAGGCCACCGCCGTGGAGCCTTTGGGCCGCATCAGCCCCCATGACCTCGGCATCTGGTCGGAGGACCACCTTCCAGGCCTGAAGGAGCTGGCCCGGAGGATCCGGAAAGCGGGAGCGGTGCCGGGGATCCAGCTGGCCCACGCCGGGCGCAAGGCGGGGACCGCCAGGCCCTGGGAAGGGGGTAAGCCCCTGGGCTGGCGGGTGGTGGGGCCAAGCCCCATCCCTTTTGACCAGGGCTACCCAGTACCCGAACCCCTGGACGAGGCGGGAATGGAACGCATCCTCCAGGCCTTCGTGGAAGGAGCCAGGCGGGCCCTTCGGGCGGGCTTTCAGGTGATCGAGCTCCACATGGCCCACGGCTACCTCCTTTCCTCCTTCCTCTCCCCCCTTTCCAACCAGCGCACGGACGCCTATGGAGGTACCCTGGAAAACCGCATGCGCTTTCCCCTTAGGGTGGCCCAAGCAGTGCGGGAGGTGGTGCCAAGGGAACTTCCCCTTTTCGTGCGGGTATCCGCCACGGACTGGGGGGAGGGAGGATGGGGCCTCGAGGACACCTTAGCCTTCGCCCGGGGGCTTAAGGAGCTAGGGATAGACCTCCTGGACTGCTCCTCGGGCGGGGTGGTACCCAGGGTACGGATCCCCTTGGCCCCGGGCTTCCAGGTTCCCTTCGCCGACGCCGTGCGCAAGGGGGTGGGCCTGAGGACGGGGGCTGTGGGCCTCATCACCACCCCCGAGCAGGCGGAAACCCTTCTGCAAGCGGGAAGCGCCGATCTGGTGCTCTTGGGCCGGATCCTCCTCAGGGACCCCTACTTCCCCCTAAGGGCCGCCAAGGCCCTGGGGGTGGCCCCGGAGGTGCCGCCCCAGTACCAAAGGGGGTTTTAG
- a CDS encoding HEPN domain-containing protein — translation MNRAKDGFSQAEKDLEMAWVARNAGRHEWACLAAQQAAQKAVKALHLHLGQEAWGHVVARLLKELPLEVPQDLVEKARYLDGLYIPTRYPDALPCRSFLCPQRLWSTPWRRGRPYPSRAPAWPRP, via the coding sequence GTGAACCGGGCCAAGGACGGGTTTTCCCAGGCGGAAAAGGACCTGGAGATGGCCTGGGTAGCCCGGAATGCTGGGCGGCACGAATGGGCTTGCCTCGCCGCACAACAGGCCGCACAGAAGGCGGTGAAAGCCCTTCACCTCCACTTGGGCCAGGAGGCGTGGGGGCACGTGGTGGCCCGGCTTCTCAAGGAGCTCCCTTTGGAGGTGCCCCAAGATCTGGTGGAAAAGGCCCGCTATCTGGATGGGCTCTATATTCCTACCCGCTATCCCGACGCCCTCCCTTGCAGGAGCTTCCTGTGCCCGCAGAGGCTTTGGTCTACACCCTGGCGGAGGGGCAGGCCCTACCCCAGCAGGGCCCCCGCTTGGCCGAGACCCTGA
- a CDS encoding quinone oxidoreductase family protein, which produces MKAVRVHQTGGPEVLTLEDLPTPEPGPGEVLVKLLAIGVNYIDTYKRKGLYPMPLPFTLGEEGAGVVEKVGEGVVGVRPGDRVAFANVQGAYAQYQAVPAERLVPVPQGLDPKLAAASLLQGMTAHYLLKSTYPVRPGDQVLVHAGAGGVGLLLIQWAKRLGATVYATASTEEKRALCLQAGADYALPYEGFAQAVKALSGGGVDVVYDGVGQSTFEGSLEALRPRGFMVLFGQSSGPVPPFDPQVLNRKGSLFLTRPTLHHYTATRKELLLRAGEVFEAVREGWLKVRIGAEFPLEKAKEAHEALEGRKTSGKVLLIP; this is translated from the coding sequence ATGAAGGCCGTACGGGTACACCAGACAGGCGGGCCAGAGGTTTTGACCCTCGAGGACCTGCCCACCCCCGAGCCGGGGCCGGGAGAGGTTTTGGTGAAGCTTTTGGCCATCGGGGTCAACTACATCGACACCTACAAGCGCAAGGGCCTTTACCCCATGCCCCTTCCCTTTACCTTAGGGGAGGAAGGAGCCGGGGTGGTGGAGAAGGTGGGGGAAGGCGTGGTAGGGGTGCGCCCTGGGGACCGGGTGGCCTTCGCCAACGTCCAGGGGGCCTACGCCCAGTACCAGGCGGTGCCCGCGGAGAGGCTCGTACCCGTGCCCCAGGGGCTTGATCCCAAGCTGGCGGCGGCAAGCCTCCTCCAGGGCATGACCGCCCACTACCTCCTGAAGAGCACCTACCCCGTCCGCCCCGGGGACCAGGTGCTGGTGCATGCGGGAGCCGGGGGGGTGGGGCTCCTTCTCATCCAGTGGGCCAAGCGGCTGGGGGCCACGGTTTACGCCACCGCCAGCACCGAGGAGAAGCGGGCCCTTTGCCTTCAGGCCGGGGCGGACTACGCCCTGCCCTACGAGGGCTTTGCCCAGGCGGTGAAGGCCCTCTCGGGAGGTGGGGTGGACGTGGTCTATGACGGGGTGGGGCAGAGCACCTTTGAGGGGAGCCTCGAGGCCCTAAGGCCCCGGGGCTTCATGGTCCTCTTCGGCCAGTCCTCAGGGCCCGTGCCCCCCTTTGACCCCCAGGTCCTGAACCGGAAGGGAAGCCTCTTCCTCACCCGCCCCACCCTCCACCATTACACCGCCACCCGCAAAGAGCTCCTCCTTCGGGCGGGGGAGGTCTTCGAGGCCGTCCGCGAGGGGTGGCTCAAGGTGCGCATCGGGGCGGAGTTCCCCTTGGAAAAGGCCAAGGAGGCCCATGAGGCCCTAGAGGGGCGGAAGACCTCGGGCAAGGTGCTCCTCATCCCCTAG
- a CDS encoding carbohydrate kinase family protein — protein sequence MLALLGEVLVDLIEESPHPLRLRGVLGGSALNTATTLARLGFPVRFLSEVGEDWVSAWSEEEMKRRGLELRLSRHPAPMPLALVRLDAEGNGEYSFHRPFHWPYRPGPDSLRGAKVFHYGSLLALEDRVEEGLNLLLREAEEEGALVSYDPNLRQAPNPEERRRIEAWLARADLLKLSLEDAKLLFPEDPVGAVKALEVPLKVLTLGREGAVAFLGEEAVRLPGKAVRVKDTVGAGDSFTAGLLALLLKGGYGKENLSRLSRGDLEALLEGAIALSALACTVRGAYLPERGLRSWQARYLGDEEHLARGLPPL from the coding sequence ATGCTGGCCCTTTTGGGAGAGGTCCTGGTGGACCTCATTGAGGAAAGCCCACACCCCTTGCGCCTCAGGGGGGTCCTGGGGGGCTCGGCCCTGAACACCGCCACCACCCTGGCCCGGCTGGGGTTTCCCGTGCGCTTCCTTTCCGAGGTGGGGGAGGACTGGGTTTCCGCCTGGAGCGAGGAGGAGATGAAGAGGCGGGGCCTCGAGCTCAGGCTGTCTCGCCATCCGGCCCCCATGCCCTTGGCCCTGGTGCGGCTGGATGCGGAGGGAAACGGGGAGTATAGCTTCCACCGCCCCTTCCACTGGCCCTACCGCCCAGGACCCGATAGCCTCCGGGGGGCTAAGGTGTTCCACTATGGCTCCCTCCTTGCCCTCGAGGATCGCGTGGAGGAAGGCTTAAACCTCCTTTTGCGGGAGGCGGAGGAGGAGGGGGCCTTGGTATCCTACGATCCCAACCTCCGGCAGGCTCCAAACCCGGAGGAGAGGCGGCGAATAGAGGCCTGGCTGGCCCGGGCAGACCTCCTAAAGCTTTCCCTGGAAGATGCCAAGCTTCTTTTCCCTGAGGACCCCGTGGGGGCGGTGAAGGCCCTGGAGGTGCCCCTAAAGGTCCTCACCCTGGGCCGGGAAGGGGCGGTGGCCTTCCTTGGGGAGGAGGCGGTGCGCCTCCCCGGGAAGGCGGTGAGGGTGAAGGACACCGTGGGGGCGGGGGATAGCTTCACCGCGGGGCTTCTTGCCCTGCTGCTCAAGGGGGGTTATGGGAAAGAAAACCTCTCCCGCCTATCCCGGGGGGACCTCGAGGCCCTCCTGGAAGGGGCCATTGCCCTTTCCGCCTTGGCCTGCACCGTGCGGGGAGCCTACCTTCCGGAAAGGGGGCTTAGGTCCTGGCAGGCCCGATACCTAGGGGATGAGGAGCACCTTGCCCGAGGTCTTCCGCCCCTCTAG
- a CDS encoding aldehyde ferredoxin oxidoreductase family protein, translating to MLGGYAHRLARINLSTGQVEYFAPDPKDLEMYVGGRGLGVKYVFENGPKVDPLGPENLLCIMNGPLSGTRAKMSGRLAVVTKSPLTGTVTDSHMGGWTAAKLKWAGFDGLLIKGAAEKPVYLLVKDGEVSIHDASDLWGKTTHETHRILKERHGEDADVMAIGPAGENLVRFANWINNDERAAGRGGTGAVAGSKKLKAIVVVGKQEKMPQPKDPELWREADQQASATINDPKNVTAPKKGGLSLYGTNVLMNITNVMGALPTFNGLHTCIEGVETISGEYIREHRLIKDNTCHACPVACKKMVEVHIDGKAIRFESYEYESAWALGAHPGHTDTDWTGYAIYLCNAYGMDTIETGNAIAVLMEATEKGYYQGPDGLRFGDKEGEVRLIEAIAYRQGVGNDLAEGPARFAKAIGHPELSLEVKGQSIPAYDPRGLKGMGIAYATSNRGACHLRAYTPASEILGVPYKTDPLAWEGKGKLTKLLQDLSAFTDSLDLCKFSQFAEGLEEYAKQLSAYWGRPVTPEEILLIGERIYNLERYYNNLVGFGEGSDYLPERFLKEPSDCAGSKGQVTELDLMLKEYYQERGWDNGVVPPNKLQALGILSAAADD from the coding sequence ATGCTCGGTGGATATGCCCATAGGCTCGCCCGTATCAACCTCTCAACAGGCCAGGTGGAGTATTTCGCCCCCGACCCCAAGGACCTGGAGATGTACGTGGGGGGCCGGGGCCTGGGGGTCAAGTACGTGTTTGAAAATGGACCCAAGGTGGACCCCCTGGGCCCCGAAAACCTCCTTTGCATCATGAATGGCCCCCTTTCCGGCACCCGGGCCAAGATGTCGGGCCGCCTGGCGGTGGTCACCAAAAGCCCCCTCACGGGCACGGTCACGGACAGCCACATGGGGGGCTGGACCGCGGCTAAGCTGAAATGGGCGGGGTTTGACGGGCTCCTCATCAAGGGGGCCGCGGAGAAACCCGTTTACCTGTTGGTGAAGGACGGGGAGGTCTCCATCCACGACGCCTCGGACCTCTGGGGCAAGACCACCCACGAGACCCACCGCATCCTGAAGGAGCGCCACGGGGAGGATGCCGACGTGATGGCCATCGGCCCCGCCGGGGAGAACCTGGTGCGCTTCGCCAACTGGATCAACAACGACGAGCGGGCCGCGGGCCGGGGGGGCACCGGGGCGGTGGCGGGGAGCAAGAAGCTCAAGGCCATCGTGGTGGTGGGCAAGCAGGAGAAGATGCCCCAGCCCAAGGACCCCGAGCTCTGGCGGGAGGCGGACCAGCAGGCCTCGGCCACCATCAACGATCCCAAGAACGTGACCGCCCCCAAGAAGGGAGGGCTTTCCCTCTATGGCACTAACGTGCTCATGAACATCACCAACGTGATGGGGGCCCTCCCCACCTTCAATGGTCTACACACCTGCATTGAAGGGGTGGAGACCATCTCCGGGGAGTACATCCGCGAGCACCGCCTCATCAAGGACAACACCTGCCACGCCTGCCCCGTGGCCTGCAAGAAGATGGTGGAGGTCCACATCGACGGCAAGGCCATCCGCTTTGAATCCTACGAGTACGAGTCCGCCTGGGCCTTGGGGGCGCACCCCGGCCACACCGACACCGACTGGACGGGGTACGCCATCTACCTCTGCAACGCCTACGGCATGGACACCATCGAGACGGGCAACGCCATTGCCGTCCTTATGGAGGCCACGGAGAAGGGCTACTACCAGGGGCCTGACGGCCTTCGCTTTGGTGACAAGGAGGGGGAGGTTCGCCTCATTGAGGCCATCGCCTACCGCCAGGGCGTGGGGAACGACCTGGCGGAGGGGCCAGCCCGCTTTGCCAAGGCCATCGGCCACCCCGAGCTTTCCCTCGAGGTCAAGGGGCAGTCCATCCCCGCCTATGACCCCCGGGGCCTCAAGGGCATGGGCATCGCCTACGCCACCTCCAACCGGGGGGCTTGCCACCTTCGGGCCTACACCCCCGCCTCGGAGATCCTGGGCGTGCCCTACAAGACCGACCCCCTGGCCTGGGAGGGGAAGGGCAAGCTCACCAAGCTCCTCCAGGACCTGTCCGCCTTCACCGACTCCTTGGACCTTTGCAAGTTCAGCCAGTTCGCCGAGGGCCTCGAGGAGTACGCCAAGCAGCTTTCCGCCTACTGGGGCCGGCCCGTGACCCCCGAGGAGATCCTCCTCATCGGGGAGCGCATCTACAACCTGGAACGCTACTACAATAACCTGGTGGGCTTTGGGGAGGGCTCCGACTACCTGCCCGAGCGCTTCCTCAAGGAACCCTCCGACTGCGCGGGGTCCAAGGGCCAGGTCACGGAGCTGGACCTGATGCTTAAGGAATACTACCAGGAGCGGGGTTGGGATAACGGGGTGGTGCCCCCGAACAAGCTCCAGGCCCTGGGCATCCTGTCCGCCGCCGCGGACGACTAG
- a CDS encoding ubiquitin-like small modifier protein 1 yields MPKVNLYATFRDLVGKGQVQVEGRTVGEVLEALIQAHPALREELFEGQDLAERVSVFLEGRDVRYLNGLATPLTEEATLDLFPPVAGGTFAQRFGALPPWLLERYLLEWGGTKLKEGAYALPGATVRFQEETPLRVGSLSISQLWVEVEGEEAEAWFQRIQLAASRGGG; encoded by the coding sequence ATGCCTAAGGTGAACCTGTACGCCACCTTCCGGGACCTGGTGGGCAAGGGCCAGGTCCAGGTGGAGGGAAGGACGGTGGGGGAGGTTTTGGAAGCCCTGATCCAGGCCCATCCCGCCCTAAGGGAGGAGCTCTTTGAGGGCCAGGACCTGGCCGAACGGGTCTCGGTTTTCCTGGAGGGCCGGGACGTGCGTTACCTGAACGGGCTTGCCACCCCCCTGACGGAGGAGGCCACCTTGGACCTTTTCCCTCCGGTGGCGGGCGGAACCTTTGCCCAGCGCTTTGGGGCCTTGCCCCCCTGGCTTTTGGAGAGGTATCTCCTGGAGTGGGGTGGAACAAAGCTGAAAGAAGGGGCCTATGCCCTCCCTGGGGCCACTGTGCGCTTCCAAGAGGAGACCCCCCTTCGGGTGGGAAGCCTTTCCATCAGCCAGCTTTGGGTGGAGGTGGAGGGCGAGGAAGCCGAGGCTTGGTTCCAAAGGATCCAGCTGGCGGCATCCCGGGGAGGCGGTTAA
- a CDS encoding ATP-binding cassette domain-containing protein has translation MSPVLQAEGLVYCYGDFRLEVPHLEVHPGEVLAVLGPSGSGKTTLLRLLAGLLSPEEGWVEGGFRAYLPQTPPLLRRSVLENAAFGLLLRGVPRRQALARAARLLERVGLEGKARQPAHLLSGGEAVRLALARTLLVEPATLLLDEPTASLDPANTLKVEALLQEVTRGGRGVVLATHDLFQVRRLAHRVVFLFQGQMVEEAPVGQFFQSPKDSRSRAFLEGRLLP, from the coding sequence ATGAGCCCGGTTTTGCAGGCCGAAGGCTTGGTCTACTGCTACGGGGATTTTCGCCTCGAGGTTCCCCACCTCGAGGTACACCCGGGGGAGGTCCTGGCGGTCTTGGGGCCCTCAGGAAGTGGTAAGACCACCCTCCTTCGCCTTCTCGCCGGCCTCCTGTCCCCCGAGGAGGGCTGGGTAGAAGGGGGGTTCCGCGCTTATCTGCCCCAGACCCCGCCCCTTCTGCGGCGTAGCGTTCTGGAAAACGCTGCCTTTGGCCTGTTGCTCCGGGGGGTTCCCCGGCGCCAGGCCCTGGCCCGGGCCGCCAGGCTCCTGGAGCGGGTGGGTTTGGAGGGCAAGGCCCGGCAACCCGCCCACCTCCTCTCCGGGGGGGAGGCGGTACGCCTAGCCCTGGCCAGGACGCTTCTGGTGGAGCCCGCAACCCTGCTGTTGGACGAGCCTACCGCTAGCCTGGACCCCGCCAACACCCTTAAGGTGGAGGCCTTGCTCCAGGAGGTGACCAGGGGAGGCCGGGGGGTGGTTCTGGCCACCCACGACCTCTTCCAGGTGCGCAGGCTGGCCCATAGGGTGGTCTTCCTCTTCCAGGGCCAGATGGTGGAGGAGGCCCCCGTGGGTCAGTTTTTCCAAAGCCCAAAGGACTCGAGGAGCCGGGCCTTCTTGGAGGGGCGGTTGCTTCCTTAA
- a CDS encoding ABC transporter permease, whose protein sequence is MEAAELVEISLRSLWVAGFATLVAALPAVPLGLWLASIGSGGIFGRILLYAGLALPSVVVGLFFYLLLSRSGPLGSLGLLYTPYAMVLAEAVLAFPLIAAFVLSGARGRVEEVRLLVRSLGGQEGQVLPTLFWESRRTLVAALAAGFGGAISEVGAATLVGGDIRHHTRVLTTAIVVETRKGELESALALGMVLLGVALLVTALLVILERE, encoded by the coding sequence GTGGAGGCCGCTGAGCTTGTAGAAATCTCCTTGCGCAGCCTCTGGGTAGCGGGGTTTGCCACCTTGGTGGCGGCTCTTCCCGCGGTGCCCTTAGGGCTTTGGCTGGCCTCGATTGGGAGCGGGGGGATTTTCGGGCGGATTCTCCTCTACGCCGGCCTAGCCCTCCCCTCCGTGGTGGTGGGTCTTTTCTTTTATCTCCTCCTTTCCCGCTCGGGGCCTTTGGGATCCTTGGGCCTCCTCTACACCCCCTATGCCATGGTGTTGGCGGAGGCCGTCTTGGCCTTTCCCCTCATCGCCGCCTTCGTGCTTTCGGGGGCCAGGGGAAGGGTGGAGGAGGTGCGGCTTTTGGTGAGGAGCCTGGGGGGCCAGGAGGGCCAGGTGCTTCCCACCCTGTTTTGGGAAAGCCGCCGCACCCTGGTCGCCGCCTTGGCCGCGGGTTTTGGCGGAGCCATCAGCGAGGTGGGGGCGGCCACCTTGGTAGGTGGGGATATCCGCCACCACACACGGGTTCTCACCACGGCCATCGTGGTGGAAACCCGAAAGGGGGAGCTGGAAAGCGCTTTGGCCTTGGGCATGGTCCTTCTTGGGGTGGCCCTTTTGGTCACCGCCCTTCTAGTTATCCTGGAGCGGGAATGA
- a CDS encoding substrate-binding domain-containing protein translates to MRFALGPLLLALASLPALGLRLATTTSVYDSGLLDRLLPAFEGAMGVRVEVLAVGTGQALRLAERKDVDAVLVHAPDLEGEALKRGLIAQPLCLAQNSFLLVGPKRDPARVREAGDVREALRRIARARAPFVSRGDRSGTHLKELELWRKAGLTPQGGFYLESGAGMGQTLVLAAEKGAYTLSDLATYLTVGRKRGLEALYRREDPLLLNQYTYYLVPRGAKAEEAEALRRFLAREEAARLVEGLRVEGIPLFMPLRGRCIIPRGGGR, encoded by the coding sequence ATGCGCTTCGCCCTGGGTCCTTTGCTACTTGCCCTGGCTTCCCTTCCGGCCCTGGGGCTTAGGCTGGCCACCACCACCAGCGTGTACGACTCGGGGCTTTTGGACCGGCTTTTGCCGGCCTTTGAGGGGGCCATGGGGGTTCGAGTGGAGGTCCTGGCTGTGGGCACTGGGCAGGCCTTGCGGCTGGCCGAGCGCAAGGATGTGGATGCCGTCTTGGTCCATGCCCCGGACCTCGAGGGGGAAGCCTTGAAGCGCGGCCTCATCGCCCAGCCCCTCTGCCTGGCCCAGAATAGCTTCCTCCTGGTGGGGCCCAAAAGGGATCCTGCCCGGGTCCGGGAGGCAGGGGATGTGCGGGAGGCCTTGCGGCGGATCGCTCGGGCCCGGGCGCCCTTCGTGTCCCGGGGGGATCGCTCGGGCACCCACTTGAAGGAGCTGGAGCTCTGGCGGAAGGCAGGCCTCACCCCCCAAGGGGGCTTTTACCTGGAGTCGGGGGCGGGCATGGGCCAGACCCTGGTTCTGGCGGCGGAGAAGGGGGCCTATACCCTCTCCGACCTGGCCACCTACCTCACCGTGGGCCGCAAACGGGGCCTGGAGGCCCTTTATCGGCGGGAAGACCCCCTTCTGCTAAACCAGTACACCTACTACCTGGTGCCCCGGGGGGCGAAGGCCGAGGAGGCGGAAGCCCTCCGCCGCTTCCTGGCCAGGGAGGAGGCAGCCCGGTTGGTGGAGGGTTTGCGGGTGGAGGGGATCCCGCTCTTTATGCCCTTGAGGGGGCGGTGTATCATCCCCAGGGGTGGAGGCCGCTGA